The following are encoded in a window of Kogia breviceps isolate mKogBre1 chromosome 12, mKogBre1 haplotype 1, whole genome shotgun sequence genomic DNA:
- the NINJ2 gene encoding LOW QUALITY PROTEIN: ninjurin-2 (The sequence of the model RefSeq protein was modified relative to this genomic sequence to represent the inferred CDS: inserted 1 base in 1 codon): protein MEPESGIIDLQPGNANPRRSPPINLNHYATKKSVAESMLDVALFVSNAXLKVVLEQGPSSRHYTTLVTLISISLLLQVVIGILLMVIARLNLNEVEKQWRLNQLNNAATTLVFITVVINIFITAFGAHKTGFLAARTSRSPL, encoded by the exons CCTGGGAACGCCAACCCCAGGAGGAGCCCGCCCATCAACCTGAACCACTATGCCACCAAGAAGAGCGTGGCAGAGAGCATGCTGGATGTGGCCCTCTTCGTGTCTAACG AGCTGAAAGTGGTGCTGGAGCAGGGGCCGTCCTCTCGTCACTACACCACCCTCGTCACCCTCATCAGCATCTCTCTGCTCCTGCAGGTGGTCATTGGAATCCTCCTCATGGTCATTG CTCGACTGAACCTCAACGAGGTAGAAAAGCAGTGGCGACTAAACCAGCTCAACAATGCAGCCACCACCTTGGTCTTTATCACCGTCGTCATCAACATCTTCATCACGGCCTTTGGGGCACATAAGACTGGGTTCCTGGCTGCCAGGACCTCAAGGAGCCCTCTCTGA